The Acidobacteriota bacterium sequence GTCTCGCGGACGGATGGGCGCCGATGCTGGCGAAGGAGGTGGCCCGCGCCGCGGGCCTGGGCTCGTCACACGCCAGCGCTCAGCTCAGGCAACTGGTGAACAGGGGCTATGCGAAAGAGATCTGGTTGCCGGGCGCAAGTCGGACGCGATACGAAGTCAGCGACCGGTTCTACAACATCTATTATCTGCTGCGCTTCTCGCGCACGGGGCGCGATCGTCTCGAACGACTCGTCGCCTTCCTGCACGACCTCTTCGGACCGGCCGGCATGCGCAAGATGTATCCGGCCGCGCTGGCAAGGCTGCGAACGGAGCGGGCAAGTACCGAAGAAGTCTCCGAATGGCTTGACGTTCTGGTTCACCACGTGGCTCGCGACCTGCACTACGAAGGACGTGACGAATGGCGCCGTGGGGCGGTGGATCTCGCCTTGAATCGTGTAGGTGCGGACTCGCCTGTCGTCGGTGAGATCGAGCGGGCGTTTGCTCTCGGGGACGCAGAGGCGATATGCAGGAAAATCATAGCGGACCGACCGGAGCACGCGGGAGCATGGGTATTACTGGGTATTGTATTGGTCCAGGATGAACGCATTGAAGACGGCATTGCCGCGTTTGAGCACGTACTGAAGGACGCCACCCCTGATGACCCACCGGAATCTCGTTCCATGGCTGCCGGAATCCTGGCATACAAGGGGTGGGCTCTTCATAAGCAAGATCGTCACGAAGAAGCGCTTGCCTCCTGCCAACGAGCGGCCAAGTACGTGCGTCCGGACGATCCCTTGATGCTACGCTATACGGCTGCCGTAGCCCTGAGACTCAGCGTGGCTGTTCTCCTGGAGTCCGATCGCCATAAGGAGGCCGTCGCTGTTCTGGCCCGGGCGGCGAGCTATTTTCGCGTGGACGATCCGGCAGCGCTGCGACATGAAGCGGTCAGGGTGCTATGGGCCAAGGGAGTCGCTCTTTCCCATCTGGAACAACATGAAGAGTCAATCGCGGTATGGCGTCAGGCGTCCGAGTACCTCAGATCGGACGACCCGGTCGAGTTGCGCCGTTCAGCTTCCACGTTGCTGGCCGTCGGGAGTCGCTGGTTGAATTTCCGTGGGAAGTTCGTTGCGGCGGAAGCTTGTTGCAGGCGGGCGACGGAGCTCGACCCGCTGCATGACGAATCATGGCGTGTCCTGGCGGAGGGGATTCTCTGGCAAGAGGATGAGCGTTTGCAGGAAAGCGAGGACTGCGCCCGCCGGGCGGTGGAACTGGCGCCGAACAAATCGAGGGCGTTGCACACGCTTGCCGACGTGCTGGCGCGCCGCGGAGAATGGACGCAGGCCCTGGATCAACTTGAACACGCTCTGCGCATCGGCGGCGATGACTTTCAGGAACAGAAATGGCCGGGCTTGACGGATTCGCTCATTCCGGCGGTTGCCGCCGGCCATGGACCGCGCGTCAGGCGGATAATGGAAAATGCCGGGTTGGTTGAGTCGATGGAGCCGCTCTGGCACGCGATCAGGGCGGAACTGGGCGAAGAACTCGAACCCTTACCCACGGAGATCATGGAAACAGTGATCGACATCAGACAGGAGATTGCATCTACTCCCGCGTCGCGTCCAGGCTGACCACCGGCTCGACACCGACCACCTCCGCGCTGTGGACCGCCCCGCGCGGCACGGCGAGGCAGTTGCCGGCTTCGAGCACGGCGTCGACGTCGCCCATGGTAGCTGACCCCCGCCGTCGCACTTGCCCTCGAACGCGACGCCCTCGGCACCGGCTCCATCGGCGACGCGAGGTCGAGATCGGCCAGCAGGAGTACAATCGCCAGCGTCCACCCCGGCGTGAGGCGGCAAACGAACACGTTTCCCACATCCGGTTGTGGCTGCTGTTCGAACCGTCTCCGTCCGCCGTGAGTAGCAAATCTTTGCGCTCGTGCTCCTGGCGCTGCGGTCACCGAGGCTGGTTATCGGATTGGCGCTCTTGGCGGTATGGTGCTGGGCGTAGTGATGCGGGTCATCCTCGTGGCTGCGGGGTTCCCGGTGCGGGGGGAGCCGGCTTCGCAGTCGGATTCTGGACCGGACGAACGCTCACCGCAGCAGCAGGAAGGTCGACAGCGGAAGACTGACGATCCGCGGGTCGTCCACCACGCCGGAGGCGTCCTGAGTGATCAGGATGCCGAAAGCGGCGTTGTTCACCGTCTTCTCGAGGAACGAACGAAGACCCGCGGTGTCGCGGTGGGGATCGATGCGTCGCTGATACTTGACCTCGACCGGTACGCGCAGGACGCCGACGGTCAGCACGAAATCCACCTCGCGATCGGCGCCGCGCTCGGGCCAGTGCGCGATGTCGAGCCCGGCGACCAGGGATGCGGCCGAGCCGAAGACGCTCTCGGCGAGGTGTCCGGCCTGTGTCGTCAGGTCCGGGCGCTCCGCGAGGGCGTCCGGTGCGAGCGGGACCTGTTCCTGCAGCCAGCATGCGCGTAGCGCGTGGTCGGCGAGGCACAGCTTGGGACCGCCGCGGTTCTTTCGCAGACGCACGTCCAGCGGCGGGACGAGCCTGACGAGGAGCGTGTCTGCCAACAGGTTGAGATAGCGCGTCACCCGCCGTCCGTCGACGGGCATGTTCAGCGACAGGCCGACCTGCTCGGCCAGCTCCGATATGGCGGGGGCGAGGCCCGCGTAACGGCAGGTCAGTTGAAGGAGGGCCTCCAGCAACCCGACGTCTCGTCGGCGGCCTCCGTTGGGAACATCGTGGCGGATCACCCTGCGAATCACGGTTTCCTGCAGGAGATCGGAAAGATCCGCCCAGTCGACGTTCTTCCGTTTGTGGACGATCGGGTAGCCCCCGCGTTCCGAGAAGTGCCGGAAGGCGTCCGTTCGGAAGCTTGAGTGCCGCAGGCCATGCTCGCGGAGGTCGGTCCAGAACGCCTTGTCGACGATGGCGCTCAGGCCGTTTGTGGGAAGAAACGGCTTCGGGGTCTCCAGTCCGTGCAGCGGACCGATCTCCGTCAGGGAGAAAACGCCGGCTTCGATAGTGCTGATCCGTCCGGCGAGGCTGTCGCGTCCCTGCTCGATGCGCAGGGCGGAACTGCCGGTGATCATGGTGCGCACGGAAGCGTTGTCCACGAGGAACTTCAATTGCACGTGCCAGCCGCTCACGACCTGCACCTCGTCGAAGAGGAGATGCGCCCATCGACCGGCGCGGGCCAGGCGGTTGAAGTGCGTTCCGGCGATGTGGTGCTCGAACCAGTCCGCGATGCGCAGGATCGGGTCCACGAGAGCCTGCAGCGACCCCAACTCGTCGAACTGCACGCGGAGGATCCTGTTCGGCGGGATGCCCTCGGCCAGTAGGTCCTCGATGATCTGGAGCTGCGCCGTGGTCTTGCCCACCTGACGGGGGCCGCGCACCGCGACGATGGGTGCAAGTTCCAGATTCAACCGGCGCCGGATCTGGCCGACGAGGTGGCGTCGCGGGCCGGGTTGCACCGGCGCGGGCTCGCCCGTCCACCAGGGGTTCTGGCGGCGCAGATCGGCGACCAGACCTGGAGGAAGCTCCGGGACAGGGAACACCGAACCGCTTTCGTTCATGGATCGGATCATGAAGCGGGACGTCGATGGTTGGGCGAGCCGCGGATCCGGACCGAGCGAATCCCGCTACTCCCGCGTCGCGTCCAGGCTGACCACCGGTTCGTCGCCGACCACCTCCGCGCTGTGGAGCGCGCCGCGCGGTACGGCGAGGCAGTCGCCCGCTTCGAGCACAACGTCGACCTCGCCCATCGTCATCCGGAACCGGCCGGAGACGACGGCGTCGATCTTGTCGATGCCGTGGGTGTGCGGCGGGAAGCGCGTGCCGGGCGGATAGACGTAGCGCGACACGGCGTAGCCGCGCGCCTCCAGCTTGCGCCGAAGGGCCTGCTCGGAGAGCGGCCCCTCGGCGGCGGCGTCCCAGTGCTCGACGCTCACAGCCCCGCCTGCTCCTTCACGTAGCGCGCCACCTGCTCGTGCGTCGCGAACCAGACGTCGCCTTTCGCCTTGATGTGGTCGACGAGCTCCTCGAGGATCACCATGCGCGAGCGGTGGCCGATGATGTGCGGATGCGTGGTCAGGAGGAACATCGTCCCTTCCTCGTAGGCCTTGTCGAACTCGTCGATGTAGACCTGCAGCAGCTCGCGGGGCGGCGTGTAGCTGTTGCCGCGCGGGTTCAGCAGCGGCGCGTCGTCGAGGATCCACTCCACCGGCAACTCGACGATGCCGGTCGGCTCACCGTTCTGCATGAGCTCGTAGGGGCGGTCGTCGGCCATCAGCGAGCTGTCGTAGAGGAATCCCATCCCGCGGATGATGTCGAGCGTGTTGGGGCTGAAGTTCCACGACGGGGCGCGGTAGCCGACGGGGCGGCTGCCGGTGACCTGCTCCAGGTAGTCGGTCGCGCGGATGACGAGGTCCCGTTCGGTCTCGGCGTCCAGCGCACTGTTCAGCTCGTGGATCCAGCCGTGCACCGCGAACTCGTGGCGCCCCGAGGCCTGGATGACATCGATCATGTCCGGCCGCAGCACCAGGCTGACCGCCGGGATGAAGAACGACGCCGGGATCTCGTGCCGGTCCATCAGGTCGACGACCCGCTGCAGGCCGACCCGCGCGCCGTACTCGCCCTGGGACATCGCGCCGATGGATGGATTGGCGTTGCGCCCGATCAGGATGGTGTCGTTGTCGACGTCGAACGAGATCATCACCGCCACGCGGGCGCCGTTCGGCCACGATTCCGGCTGCAGGCTGCGGCCGGCGCGGACGCGGTTGGCGATGGCCCGGATCTCGTCGAGGTCGAGGTAGATGCCCGGCTGATCGGTCTGGGCCCGCACGGCGTTCGTCAGCAGGCTGCTGCCGGCCAGCCAGCCCAAGGTAGTGGCGGCGGCGATGCTCGCGATGCGCTTCCAGGTCATGGTCACTGTCCCTCGTCGTCCGCGGTTTCCGCCGGCTCCGCCTCGTGCGGCTGGTCCTCGCTGATCGGCGGGTTGTCCACGTGCTCGCCGAAGAACGCGGCGTAGCGCCGCAGGCGATCCATCTGGTGCAGCGGCTCGACGATGCCGTGCCCCTCGCGCGGGAAGCGGACGAAGGTGACGTCCTTGCCGAGGTCCCGCAGCGCCCGGTAGAACTCGACCGACTGCTCCGGGGGCACCCGCGTGTCGCTGCCCCCGTGCATCAGGAGCACCGGGCTCTTCACGTCGGCCACGTAGGTCATGGGGGAGTGCTCGCGGTAGTTGTCGGTGGCGGTCCAGGGCGTCCCGCCGAAGAACGACGCCAGGTAGTCCTGGAGGTCGTTGGTGCTGTACATGCTGTAGAGGTTCGTCAGACCCGCTCCCGGCGAGACGGCCTTGAAGCGATCGGTCTGGGTGACGATCCAGGCCGACAGATACCCGCCGTAGCTCCAGCCGTAGCAGATGAGGCGATCAGGGGCGGCCCAGCCCATCTCGATGGCGTGATCCACACCGGTCATCACGTCGTCGTAGTCGGTGATGCCCCAGTTGTCGATGTTGGCGCTCACGAACGCCTGGCCGTAGTTGGTGCTGCCGCGGAAATTGGGCTGCAGGACGACGTAGCCGTTGCCCGCGAAGAACTGGGTCGTGGCGTTGAAGGCGGCCAGGGACGCGCCCGTGGGTCCGCCGTGCGGATTGACGATGAACGGATAGGCGACGCCTTCCTCGTAACCGACCGGCTTCGTCAGCACGCCCTCGACCGGGTCGCCGTCGCTGTTGGTCCAGCGGACGGTCTCCACCGTGCCGAGTTGCACGCCCTCATCCCGGAGCCAGGCGTTCGCGTCGGTCAGGCGGACGGGCTCGCCGCCGGCGGTGGCGGTGTAGATCTCCGAAGGCCGGTCGGGGCTGGTATGGACCCACGCCCAGCGCGTTCCGTCGTCGGAGAGCGACCAGGCGCTGTTGCGCCCGCCCGGCGCCGACGCGGTGATCACCGCACCCGACTCGACGCTCACCCGGAACAGGCCGTTGGAGGTGCCCTCGCCGGTCGGCCAGAAGACGTACCGCCCGTTCGCCGACCAGATGGGGACCGAGAAGTTCCGGTCGACGTCCTCCAGGAGCACACGCGGCTCGCCGCCGCCGGCCGGGGCCAGGTACAGCTTGTCGTGCAGCGTGTTGCTCGAAGCGGCGGCGTTCGAGGCGAACGCGATGGTCCGGCCGTCGGGAGACCACCGCGGCGACGTGTCGCTCCCGCCGTTCTCGTGGAGCAGGCGCCGCTCGCCGGTCTCCACGTCGACTACCCACAGGTCGCTGCGCCAGGCGTCGTTGGCCGTCGGATTGGGGCGGGTCTCGAACGCCACCTGCCGCGAGTCGGGCGACCAGTCGGGATTCCGGACCGTGAAGTCGCCCTCGGTGAGCCGCCGCGTCTCGGAAGTGTCCAGATCGTGCAGCCAGAGATGTGTCATCCGGTGCAGTGCGTCGACCACCTCGGCGTCGCCCTGTTCTCTCCTGCGCTTCTCTTCCTCCTCGGGGAGCGGGTCGCGCGCCGTGAACAGCAGCGCCGAGCCGTCGGGCGCGAACGAGAACGAGCCCACGGATTCGTCGTGCCCGGTCACCTGCCACGCCTCGCCGCCGTCGGCGTACAGGAAGTGCACCTGCGTCTTCGCGTCCGATTCCTCGCCGCGTGCGGCCAGGAAGGCGATGATCCCGCCGTCGGGCGACCACGCCGGCGCGGTGGCGTTCTGCGGACCGCGCGTGAGCTGCCGGTTGCCGGTCCCGTCGACGCGGACGCGCCACAGGTGGGTGACCGCGGCCAGGTCGTCGGCGTCCATGTCGCGCGTCCTGAGCGTGTAGGCGACCCACTCGCCGTCGGGCGACAGCTCGGGGGACCCGACCTGGTTTATGCGCAGGGTGTCGCGGGCGGAGAGGACGCGGGGCCCGGCTTCCTCCTGCGCCAGGGCCGGGCTCCCGCAGACGACGAGCGTCACGCCCGCGGCGACGATGACAAGGGGTATCCGTTGACTTCGCATGTCATTCCTTCCGTTGCCGCAACACCCACCAGCTCGAGAACCCGGCCAGGATGAGCAGGCCCGCATACCAGGTGGTGCTGACGATCGCGATCGTCAGGTAGATCATCCAACCGAACGCATAGGCAGGCCAGCTATCCGGGAACCACACGATGGCGGTTGAGCCTGTGGCAACCGCCCCCGCGACGACGGCAAACGTCTTCACCGGTCCCCCACCGGATCGGAGACCACGGCGGGTCTCCGTCCGGCTCCCTGGGTGGTGTCCTCTATATCGGGTGCTGGATCTGCAGCACCTCGTAGATCCGCACCACCGCGCGCGGGTCCGCGCTTCGCGCGCGCGCGCCGTAGGCGTCCTGGTGCGCGCTGAGGTCGATGCGTGCGGCGGCCTCGTGTGCCGGCACCCCTTCCGCGCGCAG is a genomic window containing:
- a CDS encoding polysaccharide deacetylase, producing the protein MTWKRIASIAAATTLGWLAGSSLLTNAVRAQTDQPGIYLDLDEIRAIANRVRAGRSLQPESWPNGARVAVMISFDVDNDTILIGRNANPSIGAMSQGEYGARVGLQRVVDLMDRHEIPASFFIPAVSLVLRPDMIDVIQASGRHEFAVHGWIHELNSALDAETERDLVIRATDYLEQVTGSRPVGYRAPSWNFSPNTLDIIRGMGFLYDSSLMADDRPYELMQNGEPTGIVELPVEWILDDAPLLNPRGNSYTPPRELLQVYIDEFDKAYEEGTMFLLTTHPHIIGHRSRMVILEELVDHIKAKGDVWFATHEQVARYVKEQAGL
- a CDS encoding cupin domain-containing protein, which produces MDPRRRAAAEPARQQLHAAPRAAAGLHRRVRQGLRGRDDVPPDHASAHHRPPLAHGDPRGARRPHQGERRRLVRDARAGGALREGAGGAVSVEHWDAAAEGPLSEQALRRKLEARGYAVSRYVYPPGTRFPPHTHGIDKIDAVVSGRFRMTMGEVDVVLEAGDCLAVPRGALHSAEVVGDEPVVSLDATRE
- a CDS encoding ATP-binding protein; amino-acid sequence: MIRSMNESGSVFPVPELPPGLVADLRRQNPWWTGEPAPVQPGPRRHLVGQIRRRLNLELAPIVAVRGPRQVGKTTAQLQIIEDLLAEGIPPNRILRVQFDELGSLQALVDPILRIADWFEHHIAGTHFNRLARAGRWAHLLFDEVQVVSGWHVQLKFLVDNASVRTMITGSSALRIEQGRDSLAGRISTIEAGVFSLTEIGPLHGLETPKPFLPTNGLSAIVDKAFWTDLREHGLRHSSFRTDAFRHFSERGGYPIVHKRKNVDWADLSDLLQETVIRRVIRHDVPNGGRRRDVGLLEALLQLTCRYAGLAPAISELAEQVGLSLNMPVDGRRVTRYLNLLADTLLVRLVPPLDVRLRKNRGGPKLCLADHALRACWLQEQVPLAPDALAERPDLTTQAGHLAESVFGSAASLVAGLDIAHWPERGADREVDFVLTVGVLRVPVEVKYQRRIDPHRDTAGLRSFLEKTVNNAAFGILITQDASGVVDDPRIVSLPLSTFLLLR
- a CDS encoding AAA family ATPase, with the translated sequence MVAQTPRTEHHAMVRRRLYNPAQLTPDELKTSFVARKDTLAEMLRLLGEQMPNRPCQHVMLLGPRGMGKTTLGLRFLHAIRETPDLAANWQPVPFDEESYGVDTLADFWITALQHLTGATGQPRWAKRAAALVEDEEDVERIAAYALAALLDFCQATRKRLVLFVESLDVVFAQIRDKRDMHALRATLIERPDILLIGSANAVFDGLVSRGEPFYEFFRIIALDGLGLEDARQILAAIADSEGRPEVTDTLQRDSGRLETICRLTGGNPRLLVLASRVLIESPLGRAFEDLERLVDEQTPYFKARIEALPFQARKVFHCLADGWAPMLAKEVARAAGLGSSHASAQLRQLVNRGYAKEIWLPGASRTRYEVSDRFYNIYYLLRFSRTGRDRLERLVAFLHDLFGPAGMRKMYPAALARLRTERASTEEVSEWLDVLVHHVARDLHYEGRDEWRRGAVDLALNRVGADSPVVGEIERAFALGDAEAICRKIIADRPEHAGAWVLLGIVLVQDERIEDGIAAFEHVLKDATPDDPPESRSMAAGILAYKGWALHKQDRHEEALASCQRAAKYVRPDDPLMLRYTAAVALRLSVAVLLESDRHKEAVAVLARAASYFRVDDPAALRHEAVRVLWAKGVALSHLEQHEESIAVWRQASEYLRSDDPVELRRSASTLLAVGSRWLNFRGKFVAAEACCRRATELDPLHDESWRVLAEGILWQEDERLQESEDCARRAVELAPNKSRALHTLADVLARRGEWTQALDQLEHALRIGGDDFQEQKWPGLTDSLIPAVAAGHGPRVRRIMENAGLVESMEPLWHAIRAELGEELEPLPTEIMETVIDIRQEIASTPASRPG
- a CDS encoding S9 family peptidase, which encodes MRACSSWPGSRAGGCCGNGRNDMRSQRIPLVIVAAGVTLVVCGSPALAQEEAGPRVLSARDTLRINQVGSPELSPDGEWVAYTLRTRDMDADDLAAVTHLWRVRVDGTGNRQLTRGPQNATAPAWSPDGGIIAFLAARGEESDAKTQVHFLYADGGEAWQVTGHDESVGSFSFAPDGSALLFTARDPLPEEEEKRRREQGDAEVVDALHRMTHLWLHDLDTSETRRLTEGDFTVRNPDWSPDSRQVAFETRPNPTANDAWRSDLWVVDVETGERRLLHENGGSDTSPRWSPDGRTIAFASNAAASSNTLHDKLYLAPAGGGEPRVLLEDVDRNFSVPIWSANGRYVFWPTGEGTSNGLFRVSVESGAVITASAPGGRNSAWSLSDDGTRWAWVHTSPDRPSEIYTATAGGEPVRLTDANAWLRDEGVQLGTVETVRWTNSDGDPVEGVLTKPVGYEEGVAYPFIVNPHGGPTGASLAAFNATTQFFAGNGYVVLQPNFRGSTNYGQAFVSANIDNWGITDYDDVMTGVDHAIEMGWAAPDRLICYGWSYGGYLSAWIVTQTDRFKAVSPGAGLTNLYSMYSTNDLQDYLASFFGGTPWTATDNYREHSPMTYVADVKSPVLLMHGGSDTRVPPEQSVEFYRALRDLGKDVTFVRFPREGHGIVEPLHQMDRLRRYAAFFGEHVDNPPISEDQPHEAEPAETADDEGQ